One stretch of Pigmentiphaga aceris DNA includes these proteins:
- a CDS encoding MurR/RpiR family transcriptional regulator, translated as MDPTAVSPPLPLVNLTIADRIARAMPTLTPSHRHMADYVLANPFRAATMRIDEFAEAVGASTATANRFARALGMDGYPQFRAELVRGFEATLAPVENLRQELERGSEVAEVFAAVFEENQRNIEATRRGLQPEACERAVDAILGARRIYIVGFGASAWLGGLLQRGLDPYCENVDLLAGVAGASFAARKLFKLRSDDLMIAIAFPRYLSDTLYIAERAREHGVPVLALTDRPTSPLAPTANVALYACTESNYNANSEATVLSLIEALCVAVALRAQGSLKAAANVAEFVMPWLHGSGTPAERTQSFSTSARSRRDALDTQNS; from the coding sequence ATGGATCCGACCGCCGTGTCTCCACCCCTGCCGCTTGTGAACCTGACGATCGCCGATCGCATTGCGCGTGCAATGCCGACGCTGACGCCTTCGCATCGGCACATGGCTGACTACGTGCTGGCCAACCCGTTCCGGGCGGCCACCATGCGCATCGATGAATTCGCCGAAGCGGTGGGTGCGTCGACCGCGACCGCCAACCGTTTTGCGCGCGCGCTGGGCATGGATGGCTATCCACAATTCCGGGCCGAGTTGGTGCGCGGCTTTGAAGCGACGCTGGCTCCGGTTGAGAATCTGCGCCAGGAACTGGAACGCGGCAGCGAAGTGGCCGAGGTGTTTGCTGCGGTGTTCGAAGAGAACCAGCGCAATATCGAAGCAACCCGTCGCGGTCTGCAGCCCGAAGCCTGTGAGCGTGCGGTCGATGCCATTCTGGGTGCCCGCCGCATCTATATCGTGGGCTTTGGTGCCAGTGCCTGGCTGGGTGGCTTGTTGCAGCGCGGGCTGGACCCGTACTGCGAGAACGTCGATCTGCTGGCTGGTGTCGCCGGCGCGTCATTTGCCGCGCGCAAGCTGTTCAAGCTGCGCAGCGATGACTTGATGATCGCGATTGCCTTCCCGCGCTATCTGTCCGACACGCTTTATATCGCCGAGCGCGCCCGTGAACACGGTGTGCCAGTGCTCGCCCTGACCGACCGGCCGACCTCACCGTTGGCGCCGACAGCCAATGTCGCGCTCTACGCCTGTACCGAGAGCAATTACAACGCCAATTCGGAAGCCACTGTGTTGTCGCTGATCGAGGCCTTGTGTGTGGCGGTTGCGCTGCGGGCGCAAGGGTCGCTGAAGGCGGCGGCCAATGTTGCCGAGTTCGTGATGCCGTGGCTGCACGGCAGCGGCACGCCCGCCGAGCGCACCCAATCCTTTTCGACGTCGGCTCGCAGCCGGCGCGACGCTTTAGATACGCAGAACTCCTGA
- a CDS encoding isoaspartyl peptidase/L-asparaginase family protein — protein sequence MSNPIRPVIAIHGGAGTLNRAAMSAETEVTYHAALRAVLEAGQAALASGATAVEAVTLAVGMLEDCPLFNAGHGAVFTHAETHELDAAVMDGATRQAGAVACVTTLRSPVRAARAVMEHSEHVLFVGEGAEAFGRAQGLEFVDPSYFSTDARREQLHRALATNAAPMLDHDGAAAVAAGNAPLAEDRKFGTVGAVALDAHGHIAAATSTGGMTNKQAGRVGDSPLIGAGTYADDRTAAVSCTGSGEMFIRVAAAYDVCARMAYAGQTLAQAAEHVVMESLMEIDGRGGLIAVDREGNVSLPFNTEGMYRGVAYVGDTPQTAIFR from the coding sequence ATGAGCAATCCGATCAGACCTGTGATTGCCATTCACGGCGGCGCCGGTACCTTGAACCGCGCCGCCATGTCGGCCGAGACTGAAGTCACTTATCACGCTGCCTTGCGTGCAGTGCTGGAAGCCGGTCAGGCTGCATTGGCATCGGGCGCGACTGCGGTCGAGGCCGTGACGCTGGCGGTTGGCATGCTTGAAGATTGCCCGCTGTTCAATGCCGGTCATGGTGCCGTGTTCACCCATGCAGAGACGCATGAACTGGACGCCGCCGTGATGGACGGTGCAACCCGCCAGGCAGGTGCGGTTGCCTGCGTGACCACGTTGCGCAGCCCGGTTCGTGCCGCGCGCGCCGTCATGGAGCACAGCGAGCACGTGCTGTTCGTGGGCGAGGGTGCGGAAGCCTTCGGTCGTGCGCAGGGTCTGGAGTTTGTCGATCCGTCGTACTTCTCGACCGATGCACGTCGCGAACAATTGCACCGTGCGCTGGCTACCAATGCCGCACCGATGCTGGATCACGATGGCGCTGCTGCCGTCGCTGCGGGCAACGCGCCGCTGGCCGAAGACCGCAAGTTCGGCACCGTCGGTGCAGTTGCGCTGGATGCCCACGGTCATATTGCTGCGGCAACATCCACGGGCGGCATGACCAACAAACAAGCTGGCCGGGTCGGTGACTCGCCGCTGATCGGTGCCGGCACCTATGCCGACGACCGCACGGCGGCAGTGTCCTGCACGGGCAGCGGCGAGATGTTCATCCGTGTGGCTGCGGCCTACGACGTGTGCGCACGCATGGCCTACGCCGGCCAGACGCTGGCACAGGCTGCCGAACACGTGGTGATGGAATCGCTGATGGAGATCGACGGACGCGGCGGCCTGATCGCCGTGGACCGTGAAGGCAATGTAAGCCTGCCCTTCAACACCGAAGGCATGTATCGGGGCGTCGCCTATGTTGGCGACACGCCCCAGACGGCGATCTTTCGCTGA
- a CDS encoding IS1182 family transposase yields MLRAPIPHQHELEMVTLESLVPADHLLRKIAAAVDFEFIREKVAHLYSMNNGRPALDPVVMFKLLFIGYLFGVRSERQLMREVQVNVAYRWFIGFRLTDKVPDASTFSQNRRRRYTDTSVYQEIFDEIVRQAIGRGMVDGRVLYTDSTHLKANASKKKFDVVTVAQTPSAYLAELDAAVDADRALHGKRPLKRDSGDDDAGGSAAQTKDVKISRTDPDSGFMVRDDKPVGFFYLDHRTVDAKFAIITDTHVTSGSVHDSQPYLARLDRQRERFGFGVRKVGLDAGYYTPMICHGLHARDIQGVMGYRTPNHKPGLFYKRQYTFNRYRNEYVCPAGQRLPYSTTNRAGYREYKSDPTQCQQCEVRSQCTNSQSAIKVVVRHVWERDKELVDARRHTDWGKKIYARRKETVERSFADAKQLHGHRYARMRGLRKVAEQCLLAAAAQNIKKIALVLARLLLRLQWSISAPVAPWWRALTARADGWLDSWLSAQPAALAA; encoded by the coding sequence ATGTTAAGAGCACCGATCCCCCACCAGCACGAGCTGGAGATGGTGACGCTGGAGTCGTTGGTTCCGGCCGATCACCTGTTGCGCAAGATCGCGGCAGCGGTCGATTTTGAGTTCATCCGAGAGAAGGTTGCGCACCTGTACAGCATGAACAACGGCCGTCCGGCGCTGGATCCGGTGGTGATGTTCAAGCTGCTGTTCATTGGCTACCTGTTTGGGGTGCGCAGTGAACGGCAGTTGATGCGCGAGGTGCAGGTGAACGTGGCGTATCGGTGGTTCATCGGTTTCCGGCTGACCGACAAGGTGCCCGATGCATCGACGTTCTCGCAGAACCGCAGGCGACGCTATACGGACACCTCGGTGTACCAGGAGATTTTTGACGAGATCGTGCGTCAGGCGATCGGGCGGGGGATGGTGGATGGCCGGGTGCTGTACACGGACAGCACTCACTTGAAGGCCAACGCCAGCAAGAAGAAATTCGACGTGGTGACGGTCGCACAAACACCCTCGGCATACTTGGCTGAGCTGGATGCGGCGGTCGATGCGGATCGGGCGCTACATGGCAAGCGGCCGCTCAAGCGTGACAGCGGCGACGATGATGCGGGCGGCAGCGCTGCCCAGACCAAGGACGTCAAGATCAGTCGTACAGATCCGGACAGCGGGTTCATGGTGCGTGACGACAAGCCGGTGGGGTTCTTCTACCTGGACCATCGCACGGTCGATGCGAAGTTCGCGATCATCACCGACACACACGTGACGTCAGGCTCGGTGCACGACAGCCAACCTTACTTGGCGAGGCTGGATCGGCAGCGCGAGCGCTTCGGCTTCGGTGTGCGCAAGGTAGGCCTGGACGCGGGGTACTACACGCCGATGATCTGCCACGGGCTGCATGCGCGCGATATCCAAGGAGTAATGGGCTACCGCACGCCGAACCACAAGCCTGGGCTGTTCTACAAACGACAGTACACGTTCAACCGCTACCGCAACGAATATGTCTGCCCGGCTGGGCAGCGGCTGCCGTACAGCACCACCAATCGGGCGGGCTACCGCGAATACAAGTCAGACCCGACGCAATGCCAGCAGTGCGAGGTACGCAGCCAGTGCACCAACAGCCAGAGCGCGATCAAGGTGGTCGTGCGCCACGTGTGGGAACGCGACAAGGAACTGGTTGACGCACGCCGCCACACGGACTGGGGTAAGAAGATATACGCCCGTCGCAAGGAAACTGTGGAGCGCAGCTTCGCCGATGCCAAGCAACTGCATGGGCACCGCTACGCGCGCATGCGCGGGCTGCGCAAGGTCGCCGAGCAATGCTTGCTGGCGGCGGCGGCGCAGAACATCAAGAAGATCGCCCTGGTGCTTGCGCGCCTTTTATTGCGCCTGCAGTGGTCGATATCGGCCCCTGTTGCGCCCTGGTGGCGCGCCCTGACCGCCCGTGCCGACGGATGGCTCGATAGCTGGCTGTCTGCACAACCCGCCGCGCTCGCTGCTTGA